In Arachis hypogaea cultivar Tifrunner chromosome 2, arahy.Tifrunner.gnm2.J5K5, whole genome shotgun sequence, a genomic segment contains:
- the LOC112731236 gene encoding 2-alkenal reductase (NADP(+)-dependent), whose translation MAEVKNKQVVLKDYVTGFPKESDMDIVEGTISLKLPEGSNEVLLKNLYLSCDPYMRILMSKMEGPEGFRTYAPGSPLTGYGVAKVLESGHPDYKKGDLVWGFTKWEEYSLVPASLILFKIKHTDVPLSYYTGILGMPGMTAYAGFFEVGLPKKGEKVFVSAASGAVGQLVGQFAKFTGCYVMGSAGSKDKVDLLKNKLGFDDAFNYKEEPDLNGALKRYFPEGIDIYFENVGGKTLDAVLLNMRVHGRIVVCGMVSQYNLAQHEGVTNLANLIFKRIRMQGFNVADYYQLYPKFLEYVVPKIKEGKIVYVEDIVEGLEKAPPALVGLFSGRNVGKQVIVLARE comes from the exons ATGGCGGAAGTGAAGAACAAGCAAGTGGTTCTGAAGGATTACGTAACTGGTTTCCCTAAGGAATCAGACATGGACATAGTTGAAGGCACCATCTCACTGAAGCTTCCGGAAGGTTCCAACGAGGTCCTTCTCAAGAACCTCTACCTCTCATGTGATCCGTATATGCGAATCCTCATGAGCAAGATGGAAGGCCCCGAAGGCTTCCGTACATATGCACCTGGCTct CCATTAACAGGATATGGTGTGGCTAAAGTCCTGGAATCTGGACACCCGGATTACAAGAAGGGTGATTTGGTGTGGGGGTTTACCAAATGGGAAGAGTACAGTTTGGTCCCGGCATCTCTAATACTTTTCAAAATCAAGCACACCGATGTCCCACTTTCATACTATACTGGAATTCTTG GTATGCCAGGAATGACTGCCTATGCTGGTTTCTTTGAAGTTGGGCTTCCTAAGAAAGGAGAGAAAGTTTTTGTTTCTGCTGCCTCTGGTGCAGTTGGTCAACTTGTTGGTCAATTTGCTAAATTCACTGGTTGTTATGTCATGGGAAGTGCTGGAAGTAAAGACAAG GTGGATTTATTGAAGAATAAATTAGGATTTGATGATGCTTTTAACTACAAAGAAGAGCCAGACCTCAATGGCGCATTGAAAAG ATACTTCCCTGAAGGCATTGACATTTACTTTGAGAATGTTGGGGGTAAGACACTTGATGCTGTGCTGCTAAATATGAGAGTCCATGGCCGAATAGTCGTATGTGGAATGGTCTCGCAGTACAATCTTGCTCAACATGAAGGTGTAACAAATCTGGCGAATCTCATATTCAAGCGGATTCGTATGCAAGGCTTTAATGTTGCTGATTACTATCAGTTATATCCCAAGTTCTTGGAGTACGTCGTGCCGAAAATTAAAGAAGGGAAGATTGTTTATGTGGAAGACATAGTCGAGGGCCTTGAAAAGGCTCCTCCGGCTTTGGTTGGCCTTTTTAGCGGTCGCAATGTTGGAAAACAAGTGATTGTTCTTGCTCGTGAATGA
- the LOC112731252 gene encoding 2-alkenal reductase (NADP(+)-dependent), which translates to MAEVKNKQVVLKDYATGFPKESDMDIVEGTISLKLPEGSKEVLLKNLYLSCDPYMQMLMSKIEGLEGFGTYSPGSPLTGYGVAKVLESGHLDYKKGDLVWGFTKWEEYSLVPSSQILFKIEHTDVPLSYYIGILGIPGMTAYAGFFEVGLPKKGERVFVSAASGAVGQLVGQFAKFTGCYVVGSAGSKDKVDLLKNKLGFDDAFNYKEEPDLNAALKRYFPEGIDIYFENVGGKTLDAVLLNMRVHGRIVVCGMVSQYNLAHPEGVTNLANLIFKRIRMQGFGVADYYQLYPKFLEYVVPKIKEGKIVYVEDIVEGLEKAPPALIGLFSGRNVGKQVIVLARE; encoded by the exons ATGGCGGAAGTGAAGAATAAGCAAGTGGTTCTGAAGGATTATGCAACTGGTTTCCCTAAGGAATCAGACATGGACATAGTTGAAGGCACCATCTCACTGAAGCTTCCGGAAGGTTCCAAAGAGGTCCTTCTCAAGAACCTCTACCTCTCATGTGATCCGTATATGCAAATGCTCATGAGCAAGATAGAAGGCCTCGAAGGCTTCGGTACATATTCCCCTGGCTCT CCATTAACAGGATATGGTGTGGCTAAAGTCCTGGAATCTGGACACCTGGATTACAAGAAGGGTGATTTGGTGTGGGGGTTTACTAAATGGGAGGAGTACAGTTTGGTCCCGTCatctcaaattcttttcaaaatcgAGCACACCGATGTTCCACTTTCGTACTATATTGGAATTCTTG GTATTCCAGGAATGACTGCCTATGCTGGTTTCTTTGAAGTTGGGCTTCCTAAGAAAGGAGAGAGAGTGTTTGTTTCTGCTGCCTCTGGTGCAGTTGGTCAACTTGTTGGTCAATTTGCTAAATTCACTGGTTGTTATGTCGTTGGAAGTGCTGGAAGTAAAGACAAG GTGGATTTATTGAAGAATAAATTAGGATTTGATGATGCTTTTAACTACAAAGAAGAGCCAGACCTCAATGCTGCATTGAAAAG ATACTTCCCCGAAGGCATTGACATTTACTTTGAGAATGTTGGGGGGAAGACACTTGATGCGGTGCTGCTAAATATGAGAGTCCATGGACGAATAGTCGTATGTGGAATGGTCTCGCAGTACAATCTTGCTCACCCTGAAGGTGTAACAAATCTGGCGAATCTCATATTCAAACGGATTCGTATGCAAGGCTTTGGTGTTGCCGATTACTATCAGTTGTATCCCAAGTTCTTGGAGTACGTCGTGCCGAAAATCAAAGAAGGGAAGATTGTGTATGTAGAAGACATAGTTGAGGGCCTTGAAAAGGCTCCTCCGGCTTTGATTGGCCTTTTTAGTGGTCGCAATGTTGGAAAACAAGTGATTGTTCTTGCTCGTGAATGA
- the LOC112731268 gene encoding 2-alkenal reductase (NADP(+)-dependent) → MAEVKNKQVVLKDYVTGFLKESDLDLVENTITLKLPEGSNEILLKNLYLSCDPFMRNLMSDIGILEKFLPYAPGSPLFGYGVAKVLESGHPDYKKGDLVWGFTKWEEYSLVPSSRILFKIEHTDVPLSYYTGILGMPGMTAYAGFFEVGLPKKGEKVFVSAASGAVGQLVGQFAKLTGCYVVGSAGSKDKVDLLKNKFGFDDAFNYKEEPDLDAALKRYFPEGIDIYFENVGGKTLDAVLLNMRVHGRIVVCGMISQYNRAQPEGVTNLGNLIMKRIRMQGLAVTDYYPMYHKLVEYVVPKIKEEKIVYVEDIAEGLENGPAALVGLFNGRNVGKQVLVLARE, encoded by the exons ATGGCGGAAGTGAAGAACAAGCAAGTGGTTTTGAAGGATTATGTCACCGGTTTCCTTAAGGAATCAGACTTGGACTTAGTTGAAAACACCATCACTCTCAAGCTTCCAGAAGGTTCCAATGAGATCCTTCTCAAGAATCTCTATTTGTCTTGTGATCCTTTCATGCGAAACCTTATGAGCGACATAGGAATCCTTGAGAAGTTCCTTCCATATGCTCCTGGCTCT CCATTATTTGGATATGGGGTGGCTAAAGTCCTGGAATCCGGACACCCTGATTACAAGAAGGGTGATTTGGTGTGGGGGTTTACTAAATGGGAAGAGTACAGCTTGGTTCCCTCATCTCGAATTCTTTTCAAAATCGAGCACACCGATGTTCCACTTTCATACTATACTGGAATTCTTG GTATGCCAGGAATGACTGCTTATGCCGGTTTCTTTGAAGTTGGGCTTCctaaaaaaggagagaaagtttTTGTTTCTGCTGCCTCTGGTGCAGTTGGTCAACTTGTTGGCCAGTTTGCGAAATTGACCGGTTGCTATGTCGTTGGAAGTGCTGGAAGTAAAGACAAG GTGGATTTGTTGAAGAATAAATTCGGATTCGATGATGCTTTTAACTACAAGGAAGAGCCTGACCTCGATGCTGCATTGAAAAG ATACTTCCCTGAAGGCATTGACATTTACTTTGAGAATGTTGGAGGGAAGACACTTGATGCTGTGCTGCTAAATATGAGAGTCCATGGCCGAATAGTAGTATGTGGAATGATCTCGCAGTACAATCGTGCTCAACCTGAAGGGGTAACAAATCTGGGAAATCTCATAATGAAGCGGATTCGTATGCAAGGTCTTGCTGTCACCGATTACTATCCGATGTATCACAAGTTGGTGGAGTATGTGGTGCCGAAAATCAAAGAAGAGAAGATTGTATATGTGGAAGACATAGCTGAGGGACTTGAAAACGGCCCTGCTGCTTTGGTTGGCCTCTTTAATGGTCGCAATGTTGGCAAACAAGTTCTTGTTCTTGCCCGTGAATGA